One Bacillus sp. FJAT-52991 genomic region harbors:
- a CDS encoding YvcK family protein, giving the protein MTNPKQPKVVIIGGGTGLSVLLRGLKKHPIDLTAIVTVADDGGSSGRLRDELNIPPPGDIRNVLAALSDVEPLLENMFQHRFSTKNELSGHSLGNLMIAALTSITGDFVHAVQEMSRVLNVRGKVLPAANQSVVLHAEMEDGTVVSGESKIPYSGKRIKRVFLTPDHIKPLPETIRAIREADLIIVGPGSLYTSILPNLLVPQIGEEVCSAKARKVYICNLMTQAGETLDFTASDHVKAIYDHMSCAFMDTILVNNEVIPEQIKEKYKEELSKPVVYDVDQLKSLGLHVIFDDIVTREKGMIRHNTNKVADILSNLIKDKK; this is encoded by the coding sequence ATGACCAATCCTAAACAGCCGAAAGTCGTGATTATCGGCGGTGGAACGGGTTTATCTGTTCTGCTTCGCGGGTTAAAGAAGCATCCGATCGATTTGACGGCAATCGTGACGGTAGCTGATGATGGCGGAAGTTCTGGGCGCTTGCGTGATGAGCTCAACATCCCACCTCCTGGGGATATTCGCAATGTACTCGCTGCTTTATCGGATGTAGAACCGTTATTAGAGAATATGTTCCAGCACCGTTTTAGTACAAAAAATGAACTATCTGGGCATTCACTTGGCAATTTAATGATTGCTGCCCTGACTTCGATTACGGGTGACTTTGTGCATGCCGTTCAGGAAATGAGTCGGGTGCTCAATGTTCGTGGAAAGGTATTGCCTGCTGCGAACCAAAGTGTCGTTCTTCATGCGGAAATGGAAGATGGCACCGTCGTATCAGGAGAATCGAAAATACCTTACTCAGGTAAAAGGATCAAACGAGTATTTTTAACACCCGATCATATAAAACCTTTGCCTGAAACAATTCGAGCGATTCGAGAGGCTGACTTAATTATCGTTGGACCAGGCAGTTTATATACAAGTATTTTGCCGAATTTACTCGTTCCGCAAATAGGAGAAGAAGTCTGTTCAGCTAAAGCGCGAAAAGTATATATTTGTAATTTAATGACACAGGCTGGGGAAACGCTTGATTTCACTGCTAGCGATCATGTGAAAGCGATTTATGACCATATGTCCTGTGCGTTTATGGATACGATTTTAGTAAACAATGAAGTAATTCCTGAACAAATTAAAGAAAAGTATAAAGAAGAACTCTCCAAACCAGTCGTATACGATGTAGATCAATTAAAGTCGTTAGGTCTTCACGTTATTTTTGATGATATTGTTACCCGGGAAAAGGGCATGATTCGTCATAACACAAATAAAGTTGCTGATATATTGTCTAATCTAATCAAGGACAAGAAATAA
- the rapZ gene encoding RNase adapter RapZ — MNTTVGNDVQLVIITGMSGAGKTVAIQSFEDLGFYCVDNLPPMLLPKFLELMKEANNQMNKVAVVMDMRGREFFDDLIKSLDEVIEMSELTPKVLFLDAEDSVLVRRYKETRRSHPLSPTGLPLDGILQERELLEELKGRAQFIYNTSETKPKDLREKILTEFSLNKKAVFTVNVMSFGFKHGLPIDADLVFDVRFLPNPHYIDHMRPRTGLDEDVATYVLKWSDTQKFLEKVIDLLTFMLPHYKMEGKSQLVIAIGCTGGQHRSVALSEYIGKYFSNDYETRIKHRDIKKRKVPSHDQS, encoded by the coding sequence ATGAACACAACTGTAGGAAATGATGTCCAACTCGTTATTATTACAGGTATGTCTGGCGCTGGAAAGACGGTCGCCATCCAAAGTTTTGAAGACCTTGGCTTTTATTGTGTGGATAATTTGCCGCCGATGTTACTGCCGAAGTTTTTGGAGCTAATGAAAGAGGCAAACAATCAAATGAATAAAGTGGCGGTCGTGATGGATATGCGCGGACGCGAGTTTTTTGATGATTTAATTAAGTCGCTCGATGAAGTCATCGAGATGTCCGAGTTAACACCAAAAGTACTATTCCTTGATGCGGAGGATTCTGTGCTCGTTCGTCGCTATAAAGAAACAAGACGTTCTCATCCACTGTCCCCAACCGGCTTGCCTTTAGATGGGATTCTCCAAGAACGCGAGCTGTTAGAGGAGTTAAAAGGTCGGGCGCAATTTATTTACAACACATCAGAAACGAAGCCCAAAGACTTACGTGAAAAAATCTTAACGGAGTTTTCTTTAAACAAAAAGGCTGTCTTTACGGTGAATGTGATGTCGTTTGGATTTAAACATGGGTTACCAATCGATGCGGATCTTGTCTTTGATGTCCGCTTTTTGCCGAATCCGCACTACATTGACCATATGAGACCACGAACAGGGTTAGATGAAGATGTCGCTACGTACGTATTAAAGTGGAGTGACACGCAAAAGTTTTTAGAAAAAGTAATCGATTTATTAACGTTTATGCTTCCACATTACAAAATGGAAGGCAAATCTCAGCTAGTCATTGCGATCGGATGCACAGGAGGACAGCATCGTTCCGTGGCCTTATCGGAATATATCGGAAAGTACTTCTCGAATGATTATGAGACGCGAATTAAACATCGCGATATTAAAAAACGTAAGGTGCCGAGTCATGACCAATCCTAA
- a CDS encoding 8-oxo-dGTP diphosphatase yields MQRVTNCLLLKDDKILLLQKPRRNWWVAPGGKMEAGESIRDAAIREFREETGIYLRNPSVKGIFSFIIKEKDEIISEWMMFTFFATESDGVNILESEEGKLEWHSIDMIKELPMAEGDRHILEYMVHGSGILYGAFTYTPDFTLLSYRLDPS; encoded by the coding sequence GTGCAACGCGTAACCAATTGTTTATTGTTAAAAGACGACAAAATTTTATTGCTACAAAAGCCGCGCCGAAACTGGTGGGTGGCTCCAGGTGGAAAGATGGAGGCTGGAGAATCGATCAGAGATGCGGCTATTCGTGAATTTCGGGAAGAGACGGGCATTTATTTACGCAATCCGAGTGTGAAGGGAATATTTAGCTTTATCATTAAGGAGAAGGATGAGATTATTTCTGAATGGATGATGTTCACCTTTTTTGCAACGGAAAGTGATGGAGTGAATATTCTGGAGAGTGAAGAAGGAAAGCTTGAATGGCATTCAATCGATATGATTAAGGAGCTTCCAATGGCGGAAGGGGATCGTCATATACTTGAGTACATGGTTCATGGATCGGGCATTCTTTATGGAGCCTTTACATATACACCAGACTTTACGCTACTATCTTACCGATTAGACCCAAGCTGA
- the trxB gene encoding thioredoxin-disulfide reductase, whose protein sequence is MTAEEKVYDVIIIGAGPAGMTAAVYTSRANLSTLMIERGVPGGQMANTEEVENYPGYDHILGPELSTKMFDHAKKFGAEYAYGDIKQIIDGKEYKTIDAGSKQYKARAVIITTGAEYKKIGVPGEKELGGRGVSYCAVCDGAFFKNKELVVVGGGDSAVEEGVYLTRFAKKVTIVHRRDQLRAQKILQERAFSNEKVDFIWNHTVKQINEKDGKVGSLTLVSTENGEEREFEADGVFIYVGMLPLTKPFLTLDITNEAGYIVTNDQMETKIAGIYAAGDVREKTLRQIVTATGDGSIAAQSAQHYIEELKAEIGVKA, encoded by the coding sequence TTGACAGCAGAAGAAAAAGTGTATGACGTCATTATCATCGGTGCAGGTCCAGCAGGGATGACCGCCGCTGTTTACACCTCTCGTGCCAACCTCTCAACACTAATGATTGAGCGTGGTGTGCCGGGTGGACAAATGGCAAACACAGAAGAAGTAGAAAATTATCCGGGATATGACCATATTCTTGGCCCAGAGTTATCCACGAAAATGTTTGACCATGCGAAGAAATTCGGAGCGGAATACGCTTATGGCGACATTAAACAAATTATTGACGGGAAAGAATACAAAACGATTGATGCCGGATCAAAACAGTATAAAGCGCGTGCTGTGATCATCACAACAGGTGCCGAGTATAAGAAAATCGGCGTACCAGGTGAAAAGGAATTAGGAGGCCGTGGCGTTTCTTATTGTGCTGTTTGTGACGGTGCTTTCTTTAAAAATAAAGAGCTAGTGGTTGTTGGTGGCGGAGACTCTGCCGTAGAAGAAGGTGTGTACTTAACTCGCTTTGCGAAAAAAGTAACGATTGTTCACCGTCGCGATCAATTGCGCGCACAAAAGATTCTTCAAGAACGTGCGTTTAGCAACGAGAAAGTTGATTTTATTTGGAATCATACAGTGAAACAAATCAATGAAAAAGATGGAAAAGTTGGTAGCTTAACGCTCGTTTCTACTGAAAATGGCGAAGAACGTGAATTCGAAGCGGATGGCGTGTTCATCTATGTCGGTATGCTTCCATTGACGAAGCCATTCTTAACCCTTGATATTACGAATGAAGCTGGCTATATTGTGACGAACGACCAAATGGAAACGAAAATTGCTGGTATTTATGCAGCGGGTGATGTTCGCGAGAAAACACTTCGTCAAATTGTAACGGCAACAGGAGATGGAAGTATAGCTGCTCAATCGGCGCAGCATTACATTGAAGAATTGAAAGCAGAGATAGGGGTTAAAGCGTAA
- a CDS encoding tetratricopeptide repeat protein has protein sequence MRKNSKLREEKGKVISFLPTGEYYYKKGLKALSKRELPKAKKYLSRAMDLEPLEPMIACQLAVVETELGNFEQSNGLLHFVLDELDPLISECHYFLANNYAHMGMFKEAFKHVQSYLEQDEQGEFREDAEDLLELITIDGEGELDDLYAQDDLITMQEEARFLLEGGSYEKAIERLEDLIKKYPDFWSAHNNLALAHFYLGNIEKAHDVLNHVLEKSPGNLHALSNMTVFMYYEKQYGLLKELVELLKKINPLLPEQQYKLGATFALIGQYEEAYRWLKKLYKRGFEGESSFYYWLSYSAFFTGREEVARKAWKYVLQQSPEKEGLEPWNAGNRQKEGLEHHPATIVHRLNSEYEEERLFGIFLFSLSDDQKQVMSHPDFCEIESLAFREKIYLADVLGMPINEQLKEEANIRLAHQTAWILYGKFQPLGTEEAGLIMLWFTVFHEMEQSESRLKNPSAFAAATEYMWRKYRGEKQPQASLAEKYDVSLSTMKKYVKFVKEHL, from the coding sequence ATGAGAAAAAACTCAAAGTTACGGGAGGAGAAGGGGAAAGTGATCTCCTTTTTGCCGACAGGTGAGTATTATTATAAAAAAGGGTTAAAGGCTCTGAGCAAAAGAGAGCTGCCTAAGGCAAAAAAATATTTATCACGTGCGATGGATCTAGAGCCGCTGGAGCCGATGATTGCTTGTCAATTAGCAGTTGTCGAAACGGAACTTGGAAATTTTGAACAATCAAATGGCTTGCTTCATTTTGTGCTGGATGAATTAGATCCACTCATTAGTGAATGCCATTATTTTTTAGCTAATAATTATGCTCATATGGGAATGTTTAAAGAAGCTTTTAAACATGTTCAATCGTATTTAGAACAGGATGAGCAAGGGGAGTTTCGCGAGGACGCAGAGGACCTTTTAGAATTGATTACGATTGACGGTGAGGGCGAGCTGGATGATCTTTATGCGCAAGATGATTTAATTACAATGCAAGAAGAAGCTCGTTTTCTCCTTGAAGGCGGTAGCTATGAAAAGGCGATTGAGCGTTTAGAGGATCTGATTAAAAAGTATCCCGACTTTTGGTCCGCTCATAACAATTTAGCCCTTGCTCATTTTTATTTAGGGAATATTGAAAAAGCTCATGATGTGCTTAATCATGTGTTAGAGAAAAGCCCGGGAAATTTACATGCATTAAGTAATATGACGGTCTTTATGTATTACGAAAAACAGTATGGCTTGTTAAAGGAGCTAGTCGAGCTACTTAAGAAGATTAATCCGCTATTGCCGGAGCAGCAATATAAGCTTGGCGCCACGTTTGCTTTAATTGGTCAATATGAAGAGGCATATCGCTGGTTAAAAAAGCTCTATAAACGAGGCTTTGAGGGAGAATCTTCTTTTTATTATTGGCTTTCTTATTCGGCTTTTTTTACCGGTAGGGAAGAAGTGGCACGTAAGGCGTGGAAATACGTGTTGCAACAAAGCCCAGAAAAAGAAGGTCTTGAACCATGGAATGCAGGGAATCGTCAAAAGGAAGGTCTTGAACATCACCCAGCGACGATCGTTCACCGATTGAATAGTGAATACGAAGAAGAGCGTTTATTCGGTATTTTTTTATTTTCGCTTTCAGATGATCAAAAACAGGTGATGAGCCATCCTGATTTTTGTGAGATTGAATCGCTAGCTTTTCGGGAAAAAATATACTTAGCAGATGTGTTAGGAATGCCGATTAATGAGCAGTTGAAAGAGGAAGCAAACATTCGTTTAGCTCATCAAACGGCCTGGATTTTATACGGGAAATTTCAGCCGCTCGGTACAGAGGAAGCCGGTTTGATTATGTTGTGGTTTACCGTTTTTCATGAAATGGAGCAATCGGAATCAAGGTTGAAAAACCCCTCTGCGTTTGCGGCAGCAACGGAATATATGTGGCGAAAGTACCGCGGAGAGAAGCAGCCGCAAGCAAGCTTAGCAGAAAAGTATGATGTGTCGCTTTCAACGATGAAGAAGTATGTGAAATTCGTGAAAGAGCATCTGTAA
- the hisIE gene encoding bifunctional phosphoribosyl-AMP cyclohydrolase/phosphoribosyl-ATP diphosphatase HisIE, with product MSVNIDDLQFDEKGLIPAIIQDAATYEVLTLAYMNKESLQKTIKSGETWFFSRSRQELWHKGETSGHTQKVVNIKYDCDQDALVVLVKPAGPACHLGTTSCFEQSLYGEPTEILPYVILHKLEEIIAEREVNRPEGAYTTYLFEKGVDKILKKVGEEAAEVIIAAKNGDKDELQWESADLLYHLLVLLREQKVELADVLGVLAKRHEEKSKQ from the coding sequence ATGAGTGTAAACATTGACGATTTACAGTTTGATGAAAAAGGATTGATTCCTGCGATCATTCAAGACGCAGCTACATATGAAGTGTTGACGCTTGCTTATATGAACAAGGAATCACTGCAAAAAACGATCAAATCAGGTGAAACGTGGTTCTTTAGCCGCTCTCGACAAGAATTGTGGCATAAAGGAGAAACAAGCGGTCACACCCAGAAAGTCGTCAATATCAAGTATGATTGTGATCAAGATGCGCTCGTTGTGTTGGTCAAGCCTGCGGGTCCCGCTTGTCACTTAGGAACGACTAGCTGTTTTGAACAATCCTTGTACGGTGAACCAACCGAAATACTTCCTTATGTAATTCTACATAAATTAGAAGAGATCATCGCTGAGAGAGAAGTGAATCGGCCTGAAGGAGCGTATACGACATATTTATTCGAAAAAGGCGTCGATAAAATCTTGAAAAAAGTCGGAGAAGAAGCAGCCGAAGTCATCATTGCCGCGAAAAATGGTGATAAGGATGAGCTGCAATGGGAATCGGCCGATCTTCTTTACCACCTACTTGTTTTGTTGCGCGAGCAAAAAGTAGAATTAGCGGATGTACTTGGCGTGCTAGCGAAACGTCACGAGGAAAAATCGAAACAATAA
- the hisF gene encoding imidazole glycerol phosphate synthase subunit HisF encodes MITKRIIPCLDVKDGRVVKGIQFVQIRDAGDPVELARIYDDQGADELVFLDISASHEGRKTMVDVVQAVASELAIPFTVGGGINSLDDMKRMLRAGADKVSVNTAAVLRPELITEGAEYFGSQCIVLAVDAKWDEDLGSWRVYTHGGRKETEREVIAWVKEAVERGAGEILLTSMDSDGEKKGFDLSLTKAVSEAVDVPVIASGGAGNAEHFLEVFNEGKADAALAASIFHYKETSVNEVKSFLKSQGVNMR; translated from the coding sequence ATGATTACAAAACGGATCATTCCATGCTTAGATGTGAAAGATGGTCGAGTCGTGAAAGGAATTCAATTTGTGCAAATTCGCGATGCGGGCGATCCGGTTGAGCTTGCTCGTATTTATGATGATCAAGGAGCGGACGAGTTAGTTTTCCTTGATATTTCCGCTTCTCATGAAGGCCGAAAAACGATGGTGGACGTCGTTCAAGCAGTGGCTTCTGAACTAGCGATTCCTTTTACCGTTGGCGGGGGGATTAATTCGCTCGATGATATGAAGCGGATGCTTCGTGCCGGAGCGGATAAAGTGTCCGTCAATACGGCCGCTGTTTTACGCCCGGAGCTGATTACGGAAGGGGCGGAATATTTTGGTTCGCAATGTATCGTTCTTGCCGTTGATGCGAAATGGGATGAGGATCTCGGTTCATGGCGTGTCTACACGCATGGTGGTCGGAAAGAGACGGAACGAGAAGTCATTGCTTGGGTCAAAGAAGCTGTCGAGCGTGGAGCGGGAGAGATTTTACTAACGAGCATGGATAGTGACGGCGAGAAAAAAGGTTTTGATCTTTCCTTGACGAAAGCGGTGAGCGAGGCAGTTGATGTTCCAGTGATTGCGTCAGGCGGGGCAGGAAATGCTGAACACTTTCTCGAAGTATTTAACGAGGGAAAAGCGGATGCAGCGTTAGCGGCTTCTATTTTCCACTATAAAGAAACAAGCGTAAATGAAGTGAAAAGCTTTTTAAAAAGTCAAGGAGTGAATATGAGATGA
- the hisA gene encoding 1-(5-phosphoribosyl)-5-[(5-phosphoribosylamino)methylideneamino]imidazole-4-carboxamide isomerase, which translates to MSFVIYPAIDMRGGQCVRLTQGDYNKETIYGDSPFDMAKSFVDAGAEWIHMVDLDGAKDGQRINDRFVIEAAKKLPAKVQIGGGIRTEEDVRHYLDNGVDRVIIGSLAVSQPELVKEWLRKYGEKIVIGLDAKDGFVATHGWLETSSLKAVDLGKELAEAGAETFIFTDIATDGMLSGPNIEAVAELARATGKTVIASGGVSSLADLHKVKQYEQDGVNGVIVGKAIYTGQFTVREALEEVK; encoded by the coding sequence ATGAGTTTTGTCATCTACCCAGCGATCGATATGCGCGGTGGTCAATGCGTACGGTTAACGCAAGGGGATTATAATAAGGAAACGATTTACGGCGATTCTCCATTTGATATGGCGAAATCATTTGTGGACGCAGGAGCCGAATGGATTCATATGGTTGACCTTGATGGGGCAAAGGATGGCCAGCGAATCAATGACCGTTTTGTCATTGAAGCGGCGAAGAAGTTGCCAGCGAAAGTGCAAATTGGCGGCGGTATTCGAACTGAGGAAGATGTCCGTCATTATTTAGATAACGGCGTCGACCGCGTGATTATTGGCAGTCTTGCTGTTTCGCAGCCGGAGCTTGTAAAGGAGTGGCTTCGTAAATATGGAGAAAAAATTGTCATTGGTTTGGATGCGAAGGATGGCTTTGTGGCGACACATGGCTGGCTTGAAACGTCTTCCTTGAAAGCTGTTGACCTTGGAAAGGAATTGGCCGAAGCGGGAGCAGAAACATTTATTTTTACCGATATTGCGACCGATGGGATGCTATCTGGACCAAATATTGAGGCTGTGGCCGAACTGGCTCGGGCAACGGGAAAAACAGTGATTGCTTCTGGCGGAGTTAGTTCCTTAGCGGATTTACACAAGGTGAAGCAATATGAACAGGACGGCGTAAACGGAGTCATTGTTGGTAAGGCGATTTACACGGGCCAGTTTACTGTTCGGGAAGCATTGGAAGAGGTGAAATAA
- the hisH gene encoding imidazole glycerol phosphate synthase subunit HisH → MIGIVDYGMGNLFSVSKALERMNIPYIISNSPEELDRMKGLILPGVGAFKDAMALLEEMKLDQFLKSYVESGRPLLGICLGMQLLFEESEENGCFQGLGLLKGRVTRIPVEVAGERVKVPHMGWNQLKFHQDSPVLQGVDEGFVYFVHSYYVSEMSEADLVASTVYSVGIPAIVGHKNVFGMQFHPEKSGEVGMQLLRNFAKAMEQSEAIL, encoded by the coding sequence ATGATCGGCATTGTAGATTATGGAATGGGCAATTTATTTAGCGTGAGTAAAGCGCTTGAGCGCATGAATATTCCTTACATCATTAGCAATTCTCCAGAAGAATTAGATCGGATGAAAGGACTAATTTTACCTGGGGTCGGAGCCTTCAAAGATGCCATGGCTTTATTGGAGGAGATGAAACTCGATCAATTTTTAAAAAGCTATGTCGAGAGTGGTCGTCCGCTCCTTGGTATTTGCCTTGGGATGCAGCTGTTGTTTGAGGAAAGTGAAGAAAATGGCTGCTTTCAAGGATTAGGTTTGCTAAAAGGTCGCGTTACTCGCATTCCGGTTGAAGTGGCTGGTGAAAGAGTGAAGGTGCCGCATATGGGATGGAATCAATTGAAGTTTCATCAAGATTCGCCAGTTTTGCAAGGGGTGGATGAAGGCTTTGTGTATTTTGTTCATTCCTATTATGTGAGTGAAATGAGCGAAGCGGATTTAGTAGCAAGCACGGTATATAGTGTCGGAATTCCGGCCATTGTGGGTCATAAAAATGTGTTCGGAATGCAGTTCCACCCAGAAAAAAGTGGAGAAGTGGGCATGCAATTATTAAGAAATTTTGCCAAGGCAATGGAGCAATCGGAGGCGATATTATGA
- the hisB gene encoding imidazoleglycerol-phosphate dehydratase HisB, producing the protein MSKRVAELNRDTNETKISLNFSIDGEGKAEIDTGVPFMDHMLDLFTKHGQFDLAVKADGDVEIDDHHTTEDIGICLGLALKEALGDKKGIKRYGNAFVPMDETLAQVVVDLSNRPHFEMRGGDFPSQKVGTFDTELVHEFLWKLALEARMNLHVIIHYGQNTHHMIEAVFKALARALDEATMIDPRVKGVPSTKGML; encoded by the coding sequence TTGAGTAAACGGGTTGCGGAATTGAATCGTGATACAAATGAAACGAAAATTAGCTTGAATTTTTCCATAGATGGTGAAGGGAAAGCAGAGATTGATACAGGTGTTCCATTTATGGATCATATGCTCGACCTGTTTACTAAACATGGCCAGTTTGATTTAGCGGTGAAAGCCGATGGCGATGTTGAAATCGATGATCATCACACGACAGAAGATATCGGCATTTGTCTTGGGCTGGCATTGAAGGAAGCGCTTGGCGATAAAAAGGGAATTAAGCGCTATGGAAATGCTTTTGTCCCAATGGATGAAACACTCGCTCAAGTCGTCGTTGATTTGAGCAATCGTCCTCATTTTGAAATGCGCGGCGGTGATTTTCCTTCGCAAAAAGTGGGCACATTTGATACGGAGCTCGTTCATGAATTTCTGTGGAAGCTGGCGCTTGAAGCACGGATGAATTTACATGTCATTATTCATTATGGACAAAATACGCATCATATGATTGAAGCCGTCTTTAAAGCATTGGCTCGGGCACTCGATGAAGCGACGATGATCGACCCACGTGTGAAAGGTGTGCCTTCTACGAAAGGAATGTTGTAA
- the hisD gene encoding histidinol dehydrogenase, translating to MKIQKVTGDLTLKRSVDSGTEEQRATVQSIIHTVRSQGDRALRELTEKFDGARMFSLKVTQEEVNEAYEQLPKQMIDIIKEAADNIFTFHQKQLRQTWMYTDQSGSILGQKMTPLDSAGVYVPGGTAAYPSSVLMNVMPAKVAGVKRVVMVSPPGRDGRLPAGVLVAADIAGVKEIYKVGGAQAVAALAYGTETIRSVDKITGPGNIYVALAKREVFGDVDIDMIAGPSEIAVLADDTACPREIAADLLSQAEHDPRASSVLVTTSERLAEETAAEVERQLKELPREEIARASIDSYGSIYVAKDMEKAVETINQLAPEHLEIMTEHALQIVKDIRHAGAIFVGRYSSEPIGDYFAGPNHVLPTNGTARFSSPLNVDDFMKKSSIIMYSEQAYNKNYQKIAAFARLEGLEAHARAVEIRAEKK from the coding sequence ATAAAAATCCAAAAAGTAACGGGTGATTTAACGCTGAAGCGATCTGTCGATAGTGGAACAGAAGAGCAACGTGCCACTGTTCAAAGTATTATTCATACTGTCCGTTCACAAGGGGATCGAGCATTGCGAGAGTTGACAGAAAAGTTTGATGGCGCGAGAATGTTTAGCTTAAAAGTGACACAAGAAGAAGTGAATGAGGCGTATGAGCAATTACCAAAGCAAATGATTGATATCATTAAAGAAGCAGCTGACAATATTTTTACTTTTCATCAAAAGCAATTGCGACAAACGTGGATGTACACTGATCAATCTGGTTCCATACTCGGTCAAAAAATGACACCACTGGATTCAGCCGGTGTGTATGTACCAGGGGGAACGGCCGCGTATCCATCGTCTGTACTCATGAATGTGATGCCAGCGAAAGTAGCGGGAGTGAAACGGGTTGTCATGGTTTCGCCACCGGGACGAGATGGTCGTCTTCCGGCAGGGGTGCTTGTCGCGGCGGATATCGCTGGCGTGAAAGAAATATATAAAGTTGGTGGAGCACAAGCGGTGGCGGCACTTGCCTATGGTACAGAAACGATTCGATCAGTTGATAAAATTACGGGGCCGGGAAATATTTATGTTGCGTTGGCGAAACGAGAAGTATTCGGTGATGTTGACATTGATATGATTGCCGGACCAAGTGAAATTGCGGTTCTTGCGGATGACACCGCCTGCCCTCGAGAAATTGCGGCCGATCTTTTATCACAAGCGGAGCATGACCCGCGTGCCAGCAGTGTACTTGTGACTACTTCTGAACGATTGGCTGAAGAAACGGCCGCTGAAGTAGAAAGACAATTAAAGGAGCTACCTCGTGAGGAGATTGCACGAGCTTCGATTGACAGCTATGGATCGATTTATGTGGCAAAAGATATGGAGAAAGCTGTTGAAACGATTAACCAGCTGGCACCCGAGCATTTAGAAATTATGACGGAACATGCGTTACAGATCGTCAAAGACATTCGTCATGCTGGTGCGATTTTTGTTGGACGCTACAGTTCGGAGCCGATCGGTGACTATTTTGCTGGACCCAATCATGTGCTGCCAACGAATGGGACAGCTCGTTTTTCCAGTCCATTAAATGTCGATGATTTTATGAAGAAATCTAGCATTATTATGTATAGCGAGCAGGCATACAATAAAAATTATCAAAAGATTGCCGCTTTTGCTCGGTTAGAAGGTCTCGAAGCACATGCACGAGCAGTCGAGATTCGAGCGGAGAAAAAATAA
- the hisG gene encoding ATP phosphoribosyltransferase: MSMLTIAMPKGRIFEEAADLLRQAGYQLPPEFDESRKLIIEVPEENLRFFLAKPMDVATYVEYGVADLGIAGKDVLLEEKRDVYELLDLQISPCYLAVAGLPNTSMSEVAPKIATKYPNVASTYFREQGEQVEIIKLNGSIELAPLIGLADRIVDIVSTGRTLKENGLVEYETIVGITSRLIVNPVSYRMKDREIQTLVDRLTEIISEKVV; this comes from the coding sequence ATGTCGATGTTAACAATCGCGATGCCAAAAGGACGGATTTTTGAAGAGGCGGCCGATTTACTACGGCAAGCAGGGTATCAGCTTCCTCCTGAATTCGATGAGTCTCGCAAGTTAATTATTGAAGTTCCAGAAGAAAATTTACGCTTCTTTTTAGCAAAGCCGATGGATGTTGCCACCTATGTGGAATATGGGGTGGCTGATCTTGGCATCGCCGGAAAAGATGTGCTGTTAGAAGAAAAAAGAGATGTATATGAACTACTAGATTTACAAATTAGCCCTTGTTATTTAGCGGTTGCTGGGTTGCCGAATACGTCGATGAGCGAAGTGGCACCAAAAATTGCGACGAAATATCCAAATGTGGCGTCGACTTATTTTCGCGAACAAGGAGAGCAAGTGGAAATTATTAAATTAAATGGGTCGATTGAACTTGCCCCGTTAATTGGGTTAGCGGATCGCATCGTCGATATTGTGTCTACGGGGCGGACGTTAAAGGAAAATGGCTTAGTGGAATACGAAACGATTGTTGGGATTACTTCTCGATTAATTGTGAACCCTGTTAGCTACCGCATGAAAGATAGAGAAATCCAAACACTTGTTGATCGGCTCACCGAGATTATTTCAGAAAAGGTCGTGTGA